From the Solanum lycopersicum chromosome 10, SLM_r2.1 genome, one window contains:
- the LOC138338751 gene encoding uncharacterized protein, translating into MSVLYPFGKANVVADSLSRVSMGSVAHVNDEKKELVKDVHRLARLGVRLEESSKGGFMVRHNSDSCLVLYVKSKQHLDPLFMELKESVLNKNNESFSQGEDGVLRYQERLCVLDVDGLRDKIMDEAHGSRYSIHPGDTKMYHDFRDIYWWNGIKREVAKFVSRCPNWHQIKAKHQGPGVLTQDIDIPTWKWEDVNMEFLVG; encoded by the coding sequence atgagtgtcctttacccTTTCGGAAAAGCTAATGTGGTGGCGGATTCTTTGAGTCGAGTGTCCATGGGTAGTGTGGCTCatgtaaatgatgaaaaaaaggaaCTAGTcaaggatgttcataggttggctcgttTGGGCGTTCGACTCGAAGAATCATCAAAAGGTGGTTTTATGGTTCGTCATAACTCCGACTCGTGTTTAGTTCTGTAtgtgaagtctaagcaacatcttgatcccCTATTTATGGAGTTGAAAGAGTCGGTCCTTAACAAGAATAATGAATCTTTCTCccaaggggaggatggggtacttaggtaccaagAGAGGTTATGTGTGCTGGATGTGGATGGTTTGAGGGATAAAATCATGGATGAGGCTCATGGATCTCggtattccattcatccaggggacaccaagatgtatcatgacttcCGTGAcatctattggtggaatggaatTAAAAGGGAAGTAGCTAAGTTTGTATCGAGGTGTCCAAATTGGCATCAAATCAAAGCCAAGCATCAAGGCCCGGGTGTCCTAACCCAAGATATTGATATccccacttggaagtgggaagatgtCAACATGGAATTTTTGGTAGGTTAG